A window of the Gemmatirosa kalamazoonensis genome harbors these coding sequences:
- a CDS encoding ATP-grasp domain-containing protein, translating to MNVIMIAPGYPAEMPYFTRGLARAGAKVYGLSDVPQHELPPLAREHLSGYMQTASLADEDAVVRQVVEATRSTRAGIERVVCLWEPGVILAAKLRRALGVPGMGVEQATLFRDKDAMKQAVGAAGIRVPKHVRATTNDQVRAGVEQVGYPAIVKPIAGAGSMDTFRVDDARELEQALAKMGHIDEVNVEEFIDGEEYTYDTICVDGEIKFFNVGFYRPRPLIARQNEWISPQTLTLRDVHGERVAGGVAMGQAVLKALDFQTGFTHMEWYKKPDGEVVFGEIAARPPGAHTVDLMNYGNDIDCFDGYGEAEIKGTWSQKVERKYNSVNIFKRAEGQGRIRRIEGLDRIRELFGEWIVNVDLLPVGAPRRDWILTLVSDGYVTLRHPDLERAQEMADLVGTDLRMYAG from the coding sequence ATGAACGTGATCATGATCGCGCCCGGGTACCCGGCGGAGATGCCGTACTTCACGCGCGGGCTCGCGCGCGCCGGGGCGAAGGTGTACGGACTGTCCGACGTGCCGCAGCACGAGCTGCCGCCGCTCGCCCGCGAGCACCTGAGCGGCTACATGCAGACGGCGTCGCTCGCCGACGAGGACGCCGTCGTGCGCCAGGTGGTCGAGGCGACGCGCAGCACCCGCGCCGGGATCGAGCGGGTGGTGTGCCTGTGGGAGCCGGGGGTCATCCTCGCCGCGAAGCTGCGCCGCGCCCTCGGCGTCCCGGGCATGGGTGTCGAGCAGGCGACGCTGTTCCGCGACAAGGACGCCATGAAGCAGGCCGTCGGCGCGGCCGGCATCCGCGTGCCGAAGCACGTGCGCGCGACGACGAACGACCAGGTGCGCGCCGGCGTGGAGCAGGTCGGCTATCCGGCGATCGTGAAGCCGATCGCGGGCGCCGGCTCCATGGACACGTTCCGCGTCGACGACGCGCGCGAGCTGGAGCAGGCGCTCGCGAAGATGGGGCACATCGACGAGGTGAACGTCGAGGAGTTCATCGACGGCGAGGAGTACACCTACGACACGATCTGCGTCGACGGCGAGATCAAGTTCTTCAACGTCGGCTTCTACCGTCCGCGCCCGCTCATCGCGCGGCAGAACGAGTGGATCAGCCCCCAGACGCTCACGCTGCGCGACGTGCACGGCGAGCGCGTGGCGGGCGGCGTCGCGATGGGGCAGGCGGTGCTGAAGGCGCTCGACTTCCAGACCGGCTTCACGCACATGGAGTGGTACAAGAAGCCCGACGGCGAGGTCGTGTTCGGCGAGATCGCGGCGCGGCCGCCCGGCGCCCACACCGTGGATCTCATGAACTACGGCAACGACATCGACTGCTTCGACGGCTACGGCGAGGCCGAGATCAAGGGCACGTGGTCGCAGAAGGTGGAGCGGAAGTACAACTCGGTGAACATCTTCAAGCGCGCCGAGGGGCAGGGGCGCATCCGGCGCATCGAGGGGCTCGACCGCATCCGGGAGCTGTTCGGCGAGTGGATCGTGAACGTCGACCTGCTGCCCGTCGGCGCGCCGCGGCGCGACTGGATCCTCACGCTCGTCTCCGACGGCTACGTGACGCTGCGCCACCCCGACCTCGAGCGCGCGCAGGAGATGGCGGATCTCGTGGGCACCGACCTCCGCATGTACGCCGGATGA
- a CDS encoding ATP-grasp domain-containing protein, giving the protein MPTVLFAAPLLSENASRMVTAIASLPGVRLGVVSTDPQERAPEAVRRAIAAHWRVDDVLDPGQLAWAVESLADRLGRPDRLFGAYEQLQVPLAEVRERLGIAGLPSEAARNFRDKARMKDVLRAAGVPVARHRLAETVADADAFVREVGFPVVVKPPAGAGSVATFRADDASSLAHALEAAPPSGGNPVLVEEFVTGDEHSLETISIDGRQVWHSLTHYYPTPLEVVRNPWIQWCVVLPREVDEPRYDDAKAVGDRALQALGMTTGLTHMEWFRRRDGSVAVSEIAARPPGAQITTLVSRATDTDFVRSWAEVMVFGTFAPPARKYAAGIAFLRAQGPQGGRIRAVHGLERVRHDVKELVVDAQLPTLGAEARPTYEGDGWILVRHPETQVVVEALRDVVSNVRVELA; this is encoded by the coding sequence ATGCCGACCGTTCTCTTCGCCGCCCCGCTCCTGAGCGAGAATGCCTCGCGCATGGTGACCGCGATCGCGTCGCTGCCCGGCGTGCGGTTAGGCGTCGTCTCCACCGACCCGCAGGAGCGGGCGCCGGAGGCGGTGCGGCGCGCGATCGCGGCGCACTGGCGGGTGGACGACGTGCTCGATCCGGGGCAGCTCGCGTGGGCCGTGGAGTCGCTGGCCGATCGACTGGGACGCCCCGATCGGCTGTTCGGCGCGTACGAGCAGCTGCAGGTGCCGCTGGCCGAGGTGCGCGAGCGGCTCGGCATCGCGGGGCTGCCGAGCGAGGCGGCGCGCAACTTCCGCGACAAGGCGCGCATGAAGGACGTGCTGCGCGCGGCGGGCGTGCCGGTGGCGCGGCACCGGCTCGCGGAGACGGTCGCCGACGCGGACGCGTTCGTGCGCGAGGTCGGTTTCCCGGTCGTCGTGAAGCCGCCCGCCGGCGCCGGCTCGGTGGCGACGTTCCGGGCGGACGACGCGAGCTCGCTCGCGCACGCGCTCGAGGCGGCGCCGCCGTCCGGCGGGAACCCGGTGCTCGTCGAGGAGTTCGTGACGGGGGACGAGCACTCGCTGGAGACGATCTCGATCGACGGCCGGCAGGTGTGGCACTCGCTCACCCACTACTATCCGACGCCGCTCGAGGTCGTGCGCAACCCGTGGATCCAGTGGTGCGTGGTGCTGCCGCGCGAGGTGGACGAGCCCCGCTACGACGACGCGAAGGCGGTGGGCGACCGCGCGCTGCAGGCGTTAGGCATGACGACGGGGCTGACGCACATGGAGTGGTTCCGGCGGCGCGATGGGAGCGTGGCGGTGAGCGAGATCGCCGCGCGCCCGCCCGGCGCGCAGATCACGACGCTCGTCTCGCGCGCGACCGACACCGACTTCGTGCGGAGCTGGGCGGAGGTGATGGTGTTCGGCACGTTCGCGCCGCCGGCGCGGAAGTACGCGGCGGGCATCGCGTTCCTGCGCGCGCAGGGACCGCAGGGGGGACGCATCCGGGCCGTGCACGGACTGGAGCGGGTGCGCCACGACGTGAAGGAGCTCGTCGTCGACGCGCAGCTCCCGACGCTCGGCGCCGAGGCGCGGCCGACGTACGAGGGCGACGGCTGGATTCTCGTTAGGCACCCGGAGACGCAGGTCGTGGTGGAGGCACTGCGGGACGTGGTCTCGAATGTCCGAGTCGAGCTGGCGTGA
- a CDS encoding DUF3536 domain-containing protein, with the protein MHSVVIHAHFYQPPREDPWFEEIEREPDAEPYHDWTARVAAESYRGVVAARVLDGEGRIRRVVNALAYTSFDVGPSLLAWLARRMPTVHDAIVAADRESRARVGHGNALAHPYDHVVLPLLGRRDKVTTVRWGIADFVRRFGRAPEGMWLPETGVDDETLDVLAEQGIRFTVLAGHQVTDAPPDGAPGLYTTASGREIALFVYDGKRSADVAFGGLLRDGRRMAEQLAEETAPADGDSADSGRLVAIATDGETYGHHHRFGDMALAAAVDILERDRRVRLENFAAYLARHPATRPVGIVAPSAWSCGHGVDRWRLDCGCRVEPGTQQRWRAPLREAVDGLTADAHALFEREGPAVLGDPWAARDRYEAGENGERGPLPRGAPTPDASEVRARALLEMERHVLRANTSCAWFFDDLARPEPRIVLRAAARVIELAGLVDADAAREMERRLLERLARARRATTPARERAATSTCAARARRVRPRSAWPPATPRFAASAPTRTRSCPRHGRPPCTDSTGISCGSSSGARGASGRSTCSSTCRGSRPARSTGAPASPRLVRSRWSPRSIRCRAARSRCGWRTSIRARSRCSYDRPRTTAPPRRRRSAPR; encoded by the coding sequence ATGCACTCGGTCGTCATCCACGCCCACTTCTACCAGCCGCCGCGCGAGGATCCCTGGTTCGAGGAGATCGAGCGCGAGCCGGACGCCGAGCCGTATCACGACTGGACGGCGCGCGTGGCCGCGGAGTCGTATCGCGGCGTGGTGGCCGCACGGGTGCTCGACGGCGAGGGGCGCATCCGCCGCGTGGTCAACGCGCTCGCGTACACGAGCTTCGACGTCGGGCCGTCGCTGCTCGCGTGGCTCGCGCGGCGCATGCCGACCGTGCACGACGCGATCGTCGCCGCCGACCGCGAGAGCCGCGCGCGCGTGGGGCACGGCAACGCGCTCGCGCACCCGTACGACCACGTCGTGCTGCCGCTGCTCGGCCGGCGCGACAAGGTCACCACGGTGCGGTGGGGCATCGCCGATTTCGTTAGGCGGTTCGGCCGCGCGCCGGAGGGGATGTGGCTCCCCGAGACCGGGGTCGACGACGAGACGCTCGACGTGCTGGCCGAGCAGGGGATCCGCTTCACCGTGCTCGCCGGGCACCAGGTGACCGACGCGCCGCCCGACGGCGCGCCGGGCCTCTACACCACGGCGAGCGGGCGCGAGATCGCGCTGTTCGTCTACGACGGCAAGCGGTCGGCCGACGTCGCCTTCGGCGGGCTGCTGCGCGACGGCCGCCGCATGGCCGAGCAGCTCGCCGAGGAGACGGCGCCGGCGGACGGCGACTCCGCGGACAGCGGGCGCCTCGTGGCCATCGCGACCGACGGCGAGACGTACGGCCATCACCACCGCTTCGGCGACATGGCGCTCGCCGCGGCGGTGGACATCCTCGAGCGCGACCGGCGCGTGCGGCTCGAGAACTTCGCCGCGTATCTCGCGCGGCATCCGGCCACGCGCCCGGTGGGGATCGTGGCGCCGAGCGCGTGGAGCTGCGGGCACGGCGTGGACCGGTGGCGGCTCGACTGCGGCTGCCGCGTCGAGCCGGGGACGCAGCAGCGCTGGCGCGCGCCGCTGCGCGAGGCGGTGGACGGCCTCACCGCCGACGCGCACGCGCTGTTCGAGCGCGAGGGTCCCGCGGTGCTCGGCGACCCGTGGGCGGCGCGCGATCGCTACGAGGCGGGGGAGAACGGCGAGCGCGGCCCGCTGCCGCGCGGCGCACCGACGCCCGACGCGTCCGAGGTGCGCGCCCGCGCGCTGCTCGAGATGGAGCGCCACGTGCTGCGCGCGAACACGTCGTGCGCGTGGTTCTTCGACGACCTCGCGCGTCCCGAGCCGCGCATCGTGCTGCGCGCCGCGGCGCGCGTCATCGAGCTCGCCGGTCTGGTGGACGCGGACGCCGCGCGCGAGATGGAACGACGGCTGCTGGAGCGGCTCGCGCGCGCGCGGAGAGCAACGACGCCGGCGAGGGAACGGGCCGCGACGTCTACCTGCGCCGCGCGCGCCCGACGCGTCCGCCCGCGATCCGCGTGGCCGCCGGCTACGCCGCGCTTCGCCGCTTCGGCGCCGACGCGGACGCGGAGCTGCCCGAGGCATGGTCGGCCACCGTGCACGGACAGCACGGGCATCTCGTGCGGCTCGTCCAGCGGCGCACGGGGCGCGAGTGGACGTTCGACGTGCTCGTCGACGTGCCGGGGTTCGCGACCGGCGCGCAGCACGGGCGCACCGGCCTCACCCCGCCTGGTTCGCAGCCGGTGGTCACCGAGGAGCATCCGGTGCAGGGCCGCTCGGTCCCGGTGCGGCTGGCGGACGTCGATCCGCGCGCGATCACGGTGCTCGTACGACAGACCGCGCACGACGGCGCCCCCGAGGCGGCGCCGCTCGGCACCGCGCTGA
- a CDS encoding tetratricopeptide repeat protein has translation MSSQDPTSARAAAPSAPPAAYTLTLFDRQGPDAVIGIRATVWGVIAGTITTGLGLGASMIPPTPAHAFLRSLAAGVVTGVATAVIVRSLSDAAGRAFLSIVQPSGASCPAEPEYSRLQALAAKGDVAGALAGYEAIIQAQPGESIARLHAAELLVLARDPARAEALLREVQRHPARTEAHDLRASNRLVDLYLGPLGEPRKALRELRRLADAHAGTAVGDGAREAIERIKGELEPV, from the coding sequence ATGTCGTCGCAGGATCCCACCTCCGCCCGCGCGGCCGCTCCCTCGGCGCCCCCCGCCGCGTACACCCTCACGCTGTTCGATCGACAGGGGCCCGACGCCGTGATCGGCATCCGCGCCACCGTGTGGGGCGTCATCGCCGGCACGATCACGACCGGGCTCGGGCTCGGCGCGTCGATGATCCCACCGACGCCGGCGCACGCGTTCCTGCGCAGCCTCGCGGCGGGCGTCGTGACCGGCGTGGCGACCGCGGTGATCGTGCGCTCACTGTCGGACGCGGCGGGCCGCGCGTTCCTGTCGATCGTCCAGCCGAGCGGCGCGAGCTGCCCCGCGGAGCCCGAGTACTCGCGGCTCCAAGCGCTCGCCGCGAAGGGGGACGTCGCCGGCGCGCTCGCCGGCTACGAAGCCATCATCCAGGCGCAGCCCGGCGAGTCGATCGCGCGGCTGCACGCGGCCGAGCTGCTCGTGCTCGCCCGCGATCCGGCGCGCGCCGAAGCGCTGCTGCGCGAGGTGCAGCGTCACCCCGCGCGCACCGAGGCGCACGACCTGCGCGCGTCGAACCGTCTCGTGGATCTCTATCTCGGCCCGCTCGGCGAGCCCCGAAAAGCGCTGCGCGAGCTGCGCCGCCTCGCCGACGCGCATGCCGGCACCGCGGTGGGCGACGGGGCGCGCGAGGCGATCGAGCGGATCAAGGGGGAGCTGGAGCCAGTCTGA